One genomic segment of Burkholderia pyrrocinia includes these proteins:
- a CDS encoding MetQ/NlpA family ABC transporter substrate-binding protein, whose protein sequence is MQRRFMLKFAAALGAAALFAGAHAQAETIKVGVTGGPHAQIMEAVKKVAAKSGLEIRIVEFSDYVQPNAALASGDLDANSYQHDPYLQAQVKDRGYKLIKVADTVTFPMGIYSKRVKSLAELKPGARVAVPNDPTNGGRALLLLQKQGLLKLRADAGLKATPLDIVDNPRKLKIVELDAAQIPRSLGDVDAAAINTNYAMEAGLKPKQDAIAIEGPNGPYANILAIREADRNKPWVAKLVAAYHSADVKQFIEGKFDGAVIAAW, encoded by the coding sequence CGGCGCAGCCGCGCTGTTCGCGGGCGCGCACGCACAGGCCGAAACCATCAAGGTGGGCGTGACGGGCGGGCCGCACGCGCAGATCATGGAAGCGGTGAAGAAGGTCGCGGCGAAAAGCGGCCTCGAGATCCGCATCGTCGAATTCTCCGATTATGTGCAGCCGAACGCGGCGCTCGCGTCGGGCGACCTCGATGCGAACAGCTACCAGCACGATCCGTATCTGCAGGCGCAGGTGAAGGATCGCGGCTACAAGCTGATCAAGGTCGCGGATACCGTCACGTTCCCGATGGGCATCTATTCGAAGCGCGTGAAGTCGCTGGCCGAGCTGAAGCCTGGCGCGCGCGTTGCGGTCCCGAACGATCCGACCAACGGCGGCCGTGCGCTGCTGTTGCTGCAAAAGCAGGGCCTCCTGAAGCTGCGCGCGGATGCGGGGCTGAAGGCGACGCCGCTCGATATCGTCGACAATCCGCGCAAGCTGAAGATCGTCGAGCTCGATGCGGCGCAGATTCCGCGTTCGCTCGGCGACGTCGACGCGGCCGCGATCAATACCAACTACGCGATGGAAGCGGGGTTGAAGCCGAAACAGGACGCGATCGCGATCGAGGGCCCGAACGGTCCGTACGCGAACATCCTCGCGATTCGCGAGGCGGACCGGAACAAGCCGTGGGTCGCGAAACTGGTCGCCGCCTATCACTCGGCCGACGTGAAGCAGTTCATCGAAGGCAAGTTCGACGGCGCGGTCATTGCCGCCTGGTAA
- a CDS encoding electron transfer flavoprotein subunit alpha/FixB family protein, which translates to MTILVIAEHDNASIKAATLNTVAAAVKIGGDIHVLVAGHNAQAAADAAAKIAGVSKVLLADAPQLEAGLAENVEATALNIAKDYSHILAPATAYGKNIAPRIAAKLDVAQISDITAVDSADTFERPIYAGNAIATVQSSDPIKVVTVRATGFDPVAAEGGSAAIEKIEAAADAGKSQFVSREVTKLDRPELTSAKIIVSGGRGLGSGENYTKVLEPLADKLSAALGASRAAVDAGYVPNDYQVGQTGKIVAPQLYIAVGISGAIQHLAGMKDSKVIVAINKDPEAPIFSVADYGLVGDLFALVPELVAELG; encoded by the coding sequence ATGACGATTCTGGTGATTGCAGAACACGACAACGCGTCGATCAAGGCCGCGACGCTGAACACGGTGGCGGCGGCGGTGAAGATCGGCGGTGATATTCACGTGCTGGTCGCGGGCCACAATGCGCAAGCGGCTGCAGACGCAGCGGCAAAGATCGCGGGTGTTTCGAAGGTGCTGCTGGCCGACGCGCCGCAGCTCGAAGCAGGCCTGGCGGAAAACGTCGAAGCGACCGCGCTGAACATCGCGAAGGACTACTCGCACATCCTCGCGCCGGCGACGGCCTACGGCAAGAACATCGCGCCGCGCATCGCAGCGAAGCTGGACGTCGCGCAGATCTCGGACATCACCGCTGTTGACAGTGCTGATACGTTCGAGCGCCCGATCTACGCAGGCAACGCAATCGCGACGGTGCAGTCGAGCGATCCGATCAAGGTCGTCACGGTGCGTGCGACGGGTTTCGATCCGGTTGCGGCCGAAGGCGGCAGCGCAGCGATCGAGAAGATCGAAGCAGCGGCCGATGCCGGCAAGTCGCAGTTCGTGAGCCGTGAAGTGACGAAGCTGGACCGTCCGGAACTCACCAGCGCGAAGATCATCGTGTCGGGCGGCCGCGGTCTGGGCAGCGGAGAGAACTATACGAAGGTGCTGGAGCCGCTGGCCGACAAGCTGAGCGCGGCACTGGGCGCATCGCGCGCGGCAGTCGACGCGGGCTACGTGCCGAACGACTACCAGGTCGGCCAGACCGGCAAGATCGTCGCGCCGCAGTTGTACATCGCGGTCGGCATCTCGGGTGCGATTCAGCACTTGGCCGGCATGAAGGATTCGAAGGTGATCGTCGCGATCAACAAGGATCCGGAAGCGCCGATCTTCAGCGTGGCCGACTACGGCCTCGTCGGCGATCTGTTCGCGCTCGTGCCGGAGCTCGTGGCCGAGCTCGGCTGA
- a CDS encoding D-amino acid dehydrogenase, which translates to MRVVILGSGVVGVASAYYLARAGHEVTVIDREAGPALETSFANAGQISPGYAAPWAAPGVPLKAVKWMFEKHAPLAIRLDGTRFQLQWMWQMLRNCTAERYSVNKGRMVRLAEYSRDCLQALRADTGIQYEGRTGGTLQLFRTQQQLDGAAKDIAVLQEANVPFELLSPADLKNAEPALAAVAHKLTGGLRLPGDETGDCQLFTTRLAALAESLGVKFRYNTPIDALAIAGGKIAGVQCGSETVRADAYVVALGSYSTSFISNLMKIPVYPLKGYSITAPIVNEAAAPVSTVLDETYKIAITRFDQRIRVGGMAEIVGFDKNLRAARRETLEMCVNDLFPGGGDTSKATFWTGLRPMTPDGTPIVGRTPVSNLFLNTGHGTLGWTMSCGSGQLLADLISGKKPAIQADDLSVHRYLKEVAGQTRPAYA; encoded by the coding sequence ATGCGAGTCGTCATTCTGGGCAGCGGTGTAGTGGGCGTGGCAAGCGCGTATTACCTCGCGCGCGCCGGTCATGAAGTCACGGTGATCGACCGGGAAGCCGGCCCGGCACTCGAGACGAGCTTCGCGAACGCAGGCCAGATCTCCCCCGGCTATGCCGCGCCGTGGGCCGCGCCCGGCGTGCCGCTGAAGGCCGTCAAGTGGATGTTCGAAAAGCACGCACCGCTTGCGATCCGTCTCGACGGCACGCGCTTCCAGCTCCAGTGGATGTGGCAAATGCTGCGCAACTGCACGGCCGAGCGCTATTCGGTCAACAAGGGCCGCATGGTCCGTCTCGCCGAATACAGCCGCGACTGCCTGCAGGCGCTGCGCGCCGACACCGGCATCCAGTACGAAGGCCGCACGGGCGGCACGCTGCAACTGTTCCGCACGCAGCAGCAACTCGACGGCGCGGCGAAGGACATCGCCGTGCTGCAGGAAGCGAACGTGCCGTTCGAACTGCTGTCGCCGGCCGACCTGAAGAACGCCGAACCGGCGCTCGCCGCCGTTGCGCACAAGCTGACGGGCGGCCTGCGCCTGCCGGGCGACGAAACGGGCGATTGCCAGTTGTTCACGACGCGCCTCGCGGCGCTTGCCGAATCGCTCGGCGTCAAGTTCCGCTACAACACGCCGATCGATGCGCTCGCGATTGCGGGCGGCAAGATCGCCGGCGTGCAATGCGGCAGCGAGACGGTGCGCGCGGACGCATACGTCGTCGCGCTCGGCTCGTACTCGACCAGCTTCATCTCGAACCTGATGAAGATCCCGGTCTATCCGCTGAAGGGCTATTCGATCACCGCGCCGATCGTCAACGAAGCGGCCGCGCCCGTGTCGACCGTGCTCGACGAGACCTACAAGATCGCGATCACGCGCTTCGACCAGCGCATCCGCGTCGGCGGCATGGCGGAAATCGTCGGCTTCGACAAGAACCTGCGCGCCGCGCGCCGCGAAACGCTCGAGATGTGCGTGAACGACCTGTTCCCGGGCGGCGGCGACACGTCGAAGGCGACGTTCTGGACGGGCCTGCGCCCGATGACGCCGGACGGCACGCCGATCGTCGGCCGTACGCCGGTGTCGAACCTGTTCCTGAACACCGGCCACGGTACGCTCGGCTGGACGATGTCGTGCGGTTCGGGCCAGTTGCTCGCAGACCTGATCTCGGGCAAGAAGCCGGCGATCCAGGCCGACGACCTGTCGGTGCATCGTTACCTGAAGGAAGTGGCCGGCCAGACGCGCCCGGCATACGCATAA
- a CDS encoding electron transfer flavoprotein subunit beta/FixA family protein — MKILVPVKRVVDYNVKVRVKSDNTGVDIANVKMSMNPFDEIAVEEAVRLKEAGVATEVIAVSVGVTQAQETLRTALAIGADRAVLVESNDSVEPLAVAKILKALVDKEQPQLVILGKQAIDDDSNQTGQMLAALAGLPQATFASKVTVADGKATVAREVDGGAETLSLTLPAVVTTDLRLNEPRYVTLPNIMKAKKKPLEIVKPEDLGVDVTPRLKTLKVVEPPKRAAGVKVPDVKTLVEKLKTEAKVL, encoded by the coding sequence ATGAAAATCCTGGTGCCAGTGAAAAGAGTGGTCGATTACAACGTGAAGGTCCGCGTGAAGTCGGACAACACGGGTGTCGACATCGCGAACGTGAAGATGTCGATGAACCCGTTCGATGAAATCGCCGTCGAAGAAGCCGTGCGCCTGAAGGAAGCGGGCGTCGCGACCGAAGTGATCGCCGTGTCGGTGGGCGTCACGCAGGCGCAGGAAACGCTGCGCACGGCGCTGGCGATCGGTGCGGATCGCGCGGTCCTCGTCGAGTCGAACGACAGCGTCGAGCCGCTGGCCGTCGCGAAGATCCTGAAGGCGCTGGTCGACAAGGAACAGCCGCAACTGGTGATCCTCGGCAAGCAGGCCATCGACGACGATTCGAACCAGACGGGCCAGATGCTGGCTGCGCTGGCAGGCCTGCCGCAAGCGACGTTCGCGTCGAAGGTGACGGTTGCCGACGGCAAGGCCACGGTCGCGCGTGAAGTCGACGGCGGCGCGGAAACGCTGTCGCTGACGCTGCCGGCGGTCGTGACGACCGACTTGCGCCTGAACGAGCCGCGCTACGTGACGTTGCCGAACATCATGAAGGCGAAGAAGAAGCCGCTGGAAATCGTGAAGCCGGAAGACCTGGGCGTGGATGTGACGCCGCGTCTGAAGACGCTGAAGGTGGTCGAGCCGCCGAAGCGCGCAGCCGGCGTGAAGGTGCCGGACGTGAAGACGCTGGTCGAGAAGCTGAAGACCGAAGCCAAGGTGCTGTAA
- a CDS encoding acyl-CoA dehydrogenase gives MSYVAPVKDMLFVLKELAGIDAVAQLPGFEDAGYDTAQAVLDESAKFCGEVLAPLNVEGDRNPSSWKDGVVTATPGFAQAFRQFVEGGWQGLQHPAEYDGQGLPKLIATPCIEMLNASNLSFALCPLLTDGAIEALLTAGTDAQKQRYVPKLISGEWTGTMNLTEPQAGSDLALVRSRAEPQGDGTYKVFGTKIFITWGEHDMADNIVHLVLARTPNAPEGVKGISLFIVPKFMVNEDGSPGARNDVHCVSIEHKLGIKASPTAALQYGDHGGAIGYLIGEENRGLEYMFIMMNAARFGVGMQGIGVADRAYQKAAEFAKERVQSRPVDGSAKQSVTIIHHPDVRRMLGTMRALTEGARALAYVAAAHSDLAHRHPDEATRARHQAIYEYLVPVVKGWSTEMVNDVASLGVQVHGGMGFIEETGAAQYYRDARILAIYEGTTAIQANDLVGRKTMRDGGAVAQALIAEIGETVAALGRLDGAAAASMKAQLEKGAGALSSVVDYVVANVKRDPNAVFAGSVPYLKLAGVVLCGWQMARALVAAQANRASDPAFFDAKIAIAQCYAEHVLVQAGALEASIVGAKGNESVLALTEDQF, from the coding sequence ATGAGTTATGTCGCACCCGTCAAGGACATGCTGTTCGTGCTGAAGGAACTCGCGGGCATCGACGCCGTTGCGCAGTTGCCGGGTTTCGAGGATGCCGGTTACGACACGGCGCAGGCCGTGCTCGACGAGTCCGCGAAATTCTGCGGCGAGGTGCTGGCGCCGCTGAACGTCGAAGGCGACCGCAACCCGAGCAGCTGGAAGGACGGCGTCGTGACCGCGACGCCGGGCTTCGCGCAAGCGTTTCGCCAGTTCGTCGAAGGCGGCTGGCAGGGGCTGCAGCATCCGGCCGAGTACGACGGCCAGGGGCTGCCGAAGCTGATCGCGACGCCGTGCATCGAGATGCTGAACGCGTCGAACCTGTCGTTCGCGCTGTGCCCGCTGCTGACCGACGGCGCGATCGAGGCGCTGCTGACGGCCGGCACCGACGCGCAGAAGCAGCGCTACGTGCCGAAGCTGATCTCGGGCGAATGGACCGGCACGATGAACCTGACCGAGCCGCAGGCGGGCTCCGATCTGGCGCTGGTGCGCTCGCGCGCCGAGCCGCAGGGCGACGGCACGTACAAGGTGTTCGGCACGAAGATCTTCATCACGTGGGGCGAGCACGACATGGCGGACAACATCGTCCACCTGGTGCTGGCGCGCACGCCGAACGCGCCGGAAGGCGTGAAGGGCATCTCGCTGTTCATCGTGCCGAAGTTCATGGTCAACGAGGACGGCTCGCCGGGCGCGCGCAACGACGTGCACTGCGTGTCGATCGAGCACAAGCTCGGGATCAAGGCGAGCCCGACGGCGGCGCTGCAGTACGGCGACCACGGCGGCGCGATCGGCTACCTGATCGGCGAAGAGAACCGCGGCCTCGAATACATGTTCATCATGATGAACGCGGCGCGCTTCGGGGTCGGGATGCAGGGGATCGGCGTGGCCGACCGCGCGTACCAGAAGGCGGCGGAATTCGCGAAGGAACGCGTGCAGAGCCGCCCGGTGGACGGCTCGGCCAAGCAGTCGGTGACGATCATCCATCACCCGGACGTGCGCCGGATGCTCGGCACGATGCGAGCGCTGACCGAAGGCGCGCGGGCGCTGGCGTACGTGGCGGCCGCGCACAGCGACCTTGCCCACCGCCATCCGGACGAGGCGACGCGTGCGCGTCATCAGGCAATCTACGAGTATCTGGTGCCGGTGGTGAAGGGCTGGAGCACGGAGATGGTGAACGACGTGGCGAGCCTGGGCGTGCAGGTGCACGGCGGGATGGGCTTCATCGAGGAGACGGGCGCGGCGCAGTACTATCGCGATGCGCGGATCCTGGCGATCTACGAAGGGACGACGGCGATCCAGGCGAACGACCTGGTGGGTCGCAAGACGATGCGCGACGGCGGCGCGGTGGCGCAGGCGCTGATCGCGGAGATCGGCGAGACGGTGGCGGCGCTGGGCAGGCTGGACGGTGCGGCGGCCGCGTCGATGAAGGCGCAGCTGGAAAAGGGTGCGGGTGCGCTGTCGTCGGTGGTGGACTACGTGGTGGCGAACGTGAAGCGGGACCCGAACGCGGTGTTCGCGGGCAGCGTGCCGTACCTGAAGCTGGCGGGCGTGGTGCTGTGCGGGTGGCAGATGGCGCGCGCGCTGGTGGCGGCGCAGGCGAACCGCGCGAGCGACCCGGCGTTCTTCGACGCGAAGATCGCGATCGCGCAATGCTATGCGGAGCACGTTCTCGTGCAGGCCGGCGCGCTCGAAGCGTCGATCGTCGGCGCGAAGGGCAACGAGAGTGTGCTCGCGTTGACGGAAGACCAGTTCTGA